In Mastacembelus armatus chromosome 5, fMasArm1.2, whole genome shotgun sequence, a single genomic region encodes these proteins:
- the usp48 gene encoding ubiquitin carboxyl-terminal hydrolase 48 isoform X1 has product MAPRIQLEKAAWRWVETVKPEEIKQEHIELAYRINLPACKRGACRRNCKGNPNCLVGIGEQAWLGEIDENAFHNIDDPNSERRDKNTFVGLTNLGATCYVNTFLQVWFHNLELRRSLYQCHNSRAQEHNIESDYEPQCICEHLQYLFALLQNSNRKYIDPSGLVKALGLDTGQQQDAQEFSKLFLSLLEDTLSKQKDPNLQNVIQQQFCGQFSYVTVCNQCGRSSALPSRFYELELNIQGHKNLTECVTEFLKEEKLDGENRYFCETCQSKQNATRRIKLHSLPPTLNLQLMRFVFDRQTGHKKKLNTFISFPEQLDMGPFLEGKQDQKCVYELSAVLIHRGISAYSGHYIAHVKDARTGDWYKFNDEEIEKMEGKKLQLGIEEDIAETVKSQTRKPKCSKGYHCSRNAYMLVYKVQEVESSDSSRTNVEVPAFLRRLVDQDNHKFEEWCSEMADMRKQSVDKGKAKHEEVKELYELLPAKDGEPYEFIPLDWLKRWLDDSTATKEIDNSLFMCSHGKLHPDKVGESKRVSLQAAELLYEHYGGGPRLNNTSLCSVCVGQRCRVLRLKNQLNEDYKEVSNLVKRTLSGEGYWVGKASLRSWRQLALEQLEEDEHETQHSNGQTNGQAPHTNSSKEFGQELSEGNEDEMKTFNEDIVCSHGGLSILETERKLVSSEVWTKLRAYFPKAPEFTQNQELCQQCLTLEQEEKDNEAVSKMMALDQKNQLLNLFHEKNRPTLAKWPQGTDVLYIVPLFFVDEWRKFIRRPTKTSPVSSVGNTLLLCPHGGFMFTYDSLINGDAQHIALLWPSEWDVISRLFIVDQPISIHCFKQSTPSGPTTQYTIQPDLCWECRESFLFQQQRDLREYTQATIYIRKVIEDKMVKEGAPEMNVSSSEAEEEREEHPKMDGEKDPDFSQSEDGAKRLKLSDSGVASAGAASVTNVTKVDGIRRSTRHRKLRGEKALIVSANQTLKELKIQIMHAFSVAPFDQNLSINGKNLTDDSATLGSLGVIPESIICLKADEPIADYAAMDDVYQVRMPEEGFKGTGLLGH; this is encoded by the exons ATGGCGCCTCGAATACAGCTGGAGAAAGCGGCTTGGCGTTGGGTGGAAACAGTGAAACCAGAAGAAATCAAACAGGAGCATATCGAGCTAGCGTATCGTATCAATCTCCCGGCCTGCAAGAGAGGAGCCTGCAG GAGGAACTGCAAAGGAAATCCCAACTGTCTTGTGGGTATTGGTGAACAGGCGTGGCTAGGGGAGATTGATGAAAATGCTTTCCACAATATAGATGATCCAAATTCAGAGCGTCGAGACAAG AACACATTTGTTGGCCTGACCAACCTGGGTGCAACATGTTACGTCAACACATTTCTACAAGTATGGTTCCACAACCTAGAGCTGCGTAGGAGCCTCTATCAGTGCCACAATTCCCGAGCACAGGAACATAACATTGAATCTG attatGAGCCTCAATGCATCTGTGAGCATCTGCAGTATCTGTTTGCCCTTCTgcagaacagcaacagaaagTACATAGATCCTTCAGGCCTGGTGAAAGCACTGGGCCTGGACACTGGACAACAGCAG GATGCCCAGGAgttttcaaagcttttcttgtCCCTACTGGAAGACACGCTGTCCAAGCAAAAGGACCCCAACCTACAAAATGTCATCCAACAACAATTCTGTGGGCAGTTCTCCTACGTTACTGT CTGTAACCAGTGTGGACGCTCATCTGCGTTGCCATCCCGATTCTACGAGCTGGAGCTAAACATTCAGGGCCACAAGAACCTCACAGAGTGTGTCACAGAATTCCTGAAG GAGGAGAAACTGGATGGGGAGAACCGCTACTTTTGTGAAACTTGTCAGAGTAAACAGAATGCCACCCGAAGGATCAAGCTTCACAGCCTCCCACCAACTCTCAACCTACAACTCATGCGCTTTGTCTTTGATAG ACAAACGGGCCACAAGAAGAAGCTCAACACATTTATCAGCTTTCCAGAGCAGCTGGACATGGGACCTTTCCTGGAAGGAAAACAAG ACCAGAAATGTGTTTATGAACTGAGTGCGGTGCTGATCCATCGGGGCATTAGTGCCTATTCAGGCCACTACATTGCACACGTTAAAGATGCTCGTACTGGTGACTGGTATAAATTTAATGATGAGGAAATTGAGAAGATGGAAGGCAAAAAGTTGCAACTTGGCATTGAGGAGGACATTG CTGAGACAGTGAAGTCTCAGACACGGAAaccaaagtgcagtaaaggtTACCACTGCTCCAGAAATGCCTACATGCTGGTGTACAAGGTCCAGGAAGTGGAGAGCTCAGATTCTTCTAGGACCAACGTTGAAGTGCCAG CTTTTCTTCGGAGGTTGGTGGACCAAGACAATCATAAATTCGAGGAGTGGTGCAGTGAGATGGCCGATATGAGAAAACAGAGTGTGGATAAGGGCAAAGCCAAGCATGAGGAAGTTAAGGAACTCTATGAGCTTTTACCTGCAAAAGATG gtGAGCCATATGAATTTATCCCTTTGGATTGGCTGAAGAGGTGGCTGGATGATTCCACTGCCACAAAAGAAATTGACAACTCCCTGTTCATGTGTTCTCATGGCAAACTGCACCCAGACAAGGTGGGAGAGTCAAAAAGAGTTTCCCTGCAAGCTGCTGAGCTCCTGTATGAACACTATGGCGGTGGGCCGAGGCTGAACA acaCCTCACTGTGTAGCGTGTGTGTTGGCCAGCGATGCAGAGTGTTGCGGCTGAAGAACCAGCTCAATGAAGACTACAAGGAAGTCTCCAACTTGGTCAAACGTACACTCAG TGGTGAGGGCTACTGGGTGGGCAAAGCATCTCTGCGTTCCTGGAGACAGTTGGCTTTGGAACAGCTGGAGGAGGATGAACACGAGACCCAACACAGCAATGGTCAGACCAATGGACAGGCACCACACACCAACAGCAGCAAAG AGTTTGGCCAGGAGCTCTCAGAGGGCAACGAGGATGAGATGAAGACTTTCAATGAAGACATTGTCTGCAGTCATG GGGGTCTGAGTATTCTGGAGACTGAACGGAAGCTAGTGTCTTCTGAAGTTTGGACCAAGCTGAGGGCATACTTCCCTAAAGCCCCAGAATTCACCCAAAACCAAGAGCTATGTCAGCAGTGCCTG ACATTAGAGCAGGAGGAAAAGGACAATGAGGCCGTCAGTAAGATGATGGCTCTGGACCAGAAGAACCAACTGCTCAATCTCTTCCATGAGAAGAATCGTCCAACACTCGCCAAGTGGCCTCAG GGCACAGATGTACTTTACATAGTCCCTCTGTTTTTTGTGGATGAGTGGAGAAAATTCATCAG GAGGCCCACAAAAACCTCTCCAGTGTCTAGCGTTGGCAACACTCTGCTGCTATGTCCACACGGAGGCTTCATGTTCACCTACGACTCCCTGATTAATGGAGATGCACAGCA TATAGCTCTACTCTGGCCCAGCGAATGGGATGTGATCAGCAGACTTTTCATTGTGGACCAGCCTATCTCCATTCACTGTTTCAAACAAAGCACACCAAGTGGTCCCACCACCCAGTACACCATTCAACCTG atCTGTGTTGGGAGTGCAGAGAGAGTTTcctttttcagcagcagagggaCCTCAGAGAGTATACCCAAGCAACCATCTACATCCGCAAAGTCATCGAAGACAAG ATGGTAAAGGAGGGGGCTCCAGAGATGAATGTCAGTAGCtctgaggcagaggaggaaagagaagaacatccaaaaatggatggagagaaaGACCCAGACTTCAGCCAG TCAGAAGATGGTGCAAAGCGGCTGAAGCTGAGTGACAGCGGTGTAGCATCAGCAGGCGCTGCTTCTGTGACCAATGTGACCAAAGTAGATGGGATCAGGAGAAGCACCCGGCACAGGAAACTCAGAGGAGAGAAAGCTCTTATTGTTTCAGCTAATCAGACACTTAAAGAGCTGAAAATACAG ATTATGCACGCCTTCTCTGTGGCTCCATTTGACCAGAACCTCTCCATTAATGGAAAAAATCTGACAGATGACTCAGCCACACTAGGCAGTCTGGGCGTCATTCCAGAGAGCATCATCTGTCTAAAG GCTGATGAACCAATAGCAGACTATGCTGCAATGGATGATGTATATCAGG
- the usp48 gene encoding ubiquitin carboxyl-terminal hydrolase 48 isoform X3, whose translation MAPRIQLEKAAWRWVETVKPEEIKQEHIELAYRINLPACKRGACRRNCKGNPNCLVGIGEQAWLGEIDENAFHNIDDPNSERRDKNTFVGLTNLGATCYVNTFLQVWFHNLELRRSLYQCHNSRAQEHNIESDYEPQCICEHLQYLFALLQNSNRKYIDPSGLVKALGLDTGQQQDAQEFSKLFLSLLEDTLSKQKDPNLQNVIQQQFCGQFSYVTVCNQCGRSSALPSRFYELELNIQGHKNLTECVTEFLKEEKLDGENRYFCETCQSKQNATRRIKLHSLPPTLNLQLMRFVFDRQTGHKKKLNTFISFPEQLDMGPFLEGKQDQKCVYELSAVLIHRGISAYSGHYIAHVKDARTGDWYKFNDEEIEKMEGKKLQLGIEEDIAETVKSQTRKPKCSKGYHCSRNAYMLVYKVQEVESSDSSRTNVEVPAFLRRLVDQDNHKFEEWCSEMADMRKQSVDKGKAKHEEVKELYELLPAKDGEPYEFIPLDWLKRWLDDSTATKEIDNSLFMCSHGKLHPDKVGESKRVSLQAAELLYEHYGGGPRLNNTSLCSVCVGQRCRVLRLKNQLNEDYKEVSNLVKRTLSGEGYWVGKASLRSWRQLALEQLEEDEHETQHSNGQTNGQAPHTNSSKEFGQELSEGNEDEMKTFNEDIVCSHGGLSILETERKLVSSEVWTKLRAYFPKAPEFTQNQELCQQCLTLEQEEKDNEAVSKMMALDQKNQLLNLFHEKNRPTLAKWPQGTDVLYIVPLFFVDEWRKFIRRPTKTSPVSSVGNTLLLCPHGGFMFTYDSLINGDAQQ comes from the exons ATGGCGCCTCGAATACAGCTGGAGAAAGCGGCTTGGCGTTGGGTGGAAACAGTGAAACCAGAAGAAATCAAACAGGAGCATATCGAGCTAGCGTATCGTATCAATCTCCCGGCCTGCAAGAGAGGAGCCTGCAG GAGGAACTGCAAAGGAAATCCCAACTGTCTTGTGGGTATTGGTGAACAGGCGTGGCTAGGGGAGATTGATGAAAATGCTTTCCACAATATAGATGATCCAAATTCAGAGCGTCGAGACAAG AACACATTTGTTGGCCTGACCAACCTGGGTGCAACATGTTACGTCAACACATTTCTACAAGTATGGTTCCACAACCTAGAGCTGCGTAGGAGCCTCTATCAGTGCCACAATTCCCGAGCACAGGAACATAACATTGAATCTG attatGAGCCTCAATGCATCTGTGAGCATCTGCAGTATCTGTTTGCCCTTCTgcagaacagcaacagaaagTACATAGATCCTTCAGGCCTGGTGAAAGCACTGGGCCTGGACACTGGACAACAGCAG GATGCCCAGGAgttttcaaagcttttcttgtCCCTACTGGAAGACACGCTGTCCAAGCAAAAGGACCCCAACCTACAAAATGTCATCCAACAACAATTCTGTGGGCAGTTCTCCTACGTTACTGT CTGTAACCAGTGTGGACGCTCATCTGCGTTGCCATCCCGATTCTACGAGCTGGAGCTAAACATTCAGGGCCACAAGAACCTCACAGAGTGTGTCACAGAATTCCTGAAG GAGGAGAAACTGGATGGGGAGAACCGCTACTTTTGTGAAACTTGTCAGAGTAAACAGAATGCCACCCGAAGGATCAAGCTTCACAGCCTCCCACCAACTCTCAACCTACAACTCATGCGCTTTGTCTTTGATAG ACAAACGGGCCACAAGAAGAAGCTCAACACATTTATCAGCTTTCCAGAGCAGCTGGACATGGGACCTTTCCTGGAAGGAAAACAAG ACCAGAAATGTGTTTATGAACTGAGTGCGGTGCTGATCCATCGGGGCATTAGTGCCTATTCAGGCCACTACATTGCACACGTTAAAGATGCTCGTACTGGTGACTGGTATAAATTTAATGATGAGGAAATTGAGAAGATGGAAGGCAAAAAGTTGCAACTTGGCATTGAGGAGGACATTG CTGAGACAGTGAAGTCTCAGACACGGAAaccaaagtgcagtaaaggtTACCACTGCTCCAGAAATGCCTACATGCTGGTGTACAAGGTCCAGGAAGTGGAGAGCTCAGATTCTTCTAGGACCAACGTTGAAGTGCCAG CTTTTCTTCGGAGGTTGGTGGACCAAGACAATCATAAATTCGAGGAGTGGTGCAGTGAGATGGCCGATATGAGAAAACAGAGTGTGGATAAGGGCAAAGCCAAGCATGAGGAAGTTAAGGAACTCTATGAGCTTTTACCTGCAAAAGATG gtGAGCCATATGAATTTATCCCTTTGGATTGGCTGAAGAGGTGGCTGGATGATTCCACTGCCACAAAAGAAATTGACAACTCCCTGTTCATGTGTTCTCATGGCAAACTGCACCCAGACAAGGTGGGAGAGTCAAAAAGAGTTTCCCTGCAAGCTGCTGAGCTCCTGTATGAACACTATGGCGGTGGGCCGAGGCTGAACA acaCCTCACTGTGTAGCGTGTGTGTTGGCCAGCGATGCAGAGTGTTGCGGCTGAAGAACCAGCTCAATGAAGACTACAAGGAAGTCTCCAACTTGGTCAAACGTACACTCAG TGGTGAGGGCTACTGGGTGGGCAAAGCATCTCTGCGTTCCTGGAGACAGTTGGCTTTGGAACAGCTGGAGGAGGATGAACACGAGACCCAACACAGCAATGGTCAGACCAATGGACAGGCACCACACACCAACAGCAGCAAAG AGTTTGGCCAGGAGCTCTCAGAGGGCAACGAGGATGAGATGAAGACTTTCAATGAAGACATTGTCTGCAGTCATG GGGGTCTGAGTATTCTGGAGACTGAACGGAAGCTAGTGTCTTCTGAAGTTTGGACCAAGCTGAGGGCATACTTCCCTAAAGCCCCAGAATTCACCCAAAACCAAGAGCTATGTCAGCAGTGCCTG ACATTAGAGCAGGAGGAAAAGGACAATGAGGCCGTCAGTAAGATGATGGCTCTGGACCAGAAGAACCAACTGCTCAATCTCTTCCATGAGAAGAATCGTCCAACACTCGCCAAGTGGCCTCAG GGCACAGATGTACTTTACATAGTCCCTCTGTTTTTTGTGGATGAGTGGAGAAAATTCATCAG GAGGCCCACAAAAACCTCTCCAGTGTCTAGCGTTGGCAACACTCTGCTGCTATGTCCACACGGAGGCTTCATGTTCACCTACGACTCCCTGATTAATGGAGATGCACAGCAGTGA
- the usp48 gene encoding ubiquitin carboxyl-terminal hydrolase 48 isoform X2, whose translation MAPRIQLEKAAWRWVETVKPEEIKQEHIELAYRINLPACKRGACRRNCKGNPNCLVGIGEQAWLGEIDENAFHNIDDPNSERRDKNTFVGLTNLGATCYVNTFLQVWFHNLELRRSLYQCHNSRAQEHNIESDYEPQCICEHLQYLFALLQNSNRKYIDPSGLVKALGLDTGQQQDAQEFSKLFLSLLEDTLSKQKDPNLQNVIQQQFCGQFSYVTVCNQCGRSSALPSRFYELELNIQGHKNLTECVTEFLKEEKLDGENRYFCETCQSKQNATRRIKLHSLPPTLNLQLMRFVFDRQTGHKKKLNTFISFPEQLDMGPFLEGKQDQKCVYELSAVLIHRGISAYSGHYIAHVKDARTGDWYKFNDEEIEKMEGKKLQLGIEEDIAETVKSQTRKPKCSKGYHCSRNAYMLVYKVQEVESSDSSRTNVEVPAFLRRLVDQDNHKFEEWCSEMADMRKQSVDKGKAKHEEVKELYELLPAKDGEPYEFIPLDWLKRWLDDSTATKEIDNSLFMCSHGKLHPDKVGESKRVSLQAAELLYEHYGGGPRLNNTSLCSVCVGQRCRVLRLKNQLNEDYKEVSNLVKRTLSGEGYWVGKASLRSWRQLALEQLEEDEHETQHSNGQTNGQAPHTNSSKEFGQELSEGNEDEMKTFNEDIVCSHGGLSILETERKLVSSEVWTKLRAYFPKAPEFTQNQELCQQCLTLEQEEKDNEAVSKMMALDQKNQLLNLFHEKNRPTLAKWPQLRAGSPSAHVVIVWSYTGAVGHGFLLVHDLKPIKHLQHTMLGASGATKYHYKQSRSSLIP comes from the exons ATGGCGCCTCGAATACAGCTGGAGAAAGCGGCTTGGCGTTGGGTGGAAACAGTGAAACCAGAAGAAATCAAACAGGAGCATATCGAGCTAGCGTATCGTATCAATCTCCCGGCCTGCAAGAGAGGAGCCTGCAG GAGGAACTGCAAAGGAAATCCCAACTGTCTTGTGGGTATTGGTGAACAGGCGTGGCTAGGGGAGATTGATGAAAATGCTTTCCACAATATAGATGATCCAAATTCAGAGCGTCGAGACAAG AACACATTTGTTGGCCTGACCAACCTGGGTGCAACATGTTACGTCAACACATTTCTACAAGTATGGTTCCACAACCTAGAGCTGCGTAGGAGCCTCTATCAGTGCCACAATTCCCGAGCACAGGAACATAACATTGAATCTG attatGAGCCTCAATGCATCTGTGAGCATCTGCAGTATCTGTTTGCCCTTCTgcagaacagcaacagaaagTACATAGATCCTTCAGGCCTGGTGAAAGCACTGGGCCTGGACACTGGACAACAGCAG GATGCCCAGGAgttttcaaagcttttcttgtCCCTACTGGAAGACACGCTGTCCAAGCAAAAGGACCCCAACCTACAAAATGTCATCCAACAACAATTCTGTGGGCAGTTCTCCTACGTTACTGT CTGTAACCAGTGTGGACGCTCATCTGCGTTGCCATCCCGATTCTACGAGCTGGAGCTAAACATTCAGGGCCACAAGAACCTCACAGAGTGTGTCACAGAATTCCTGAAG GAGGAGAAACTGGATGGGGAGAACCGCTACTTTTGTGAAACTTGTCAGAGTAAACAGAATGCCACCCGAAGGATCAAGCTTCACAGCCTCCCACCAACTCTCAACCTACAACTCATGCGCTTTGTCTTTGATAG ACAAACGGGCCACAAGAAGAAGCTCAACACATTTATCAGCTTTCCAGAGCAGCTGGACATGGGACCTTTCCTGGAAGGAAAACAAG ACCAGAAATGTGTTTATGAACTGAGTGCGGTGCTGATCCATCGGGGCATTAGTGCCTATTCAGGCCACTACATTGCACACGTTAAAGATGCTCGTACTGGTGACTGGTATAAATTTAATGATGAGGAAATTGAGAAGATGGAAGGCAAAAAGTTGCAACTTGGCATTGAGGAGGACATTG CTGAGACAGTGAAGTCTCAGACACGGAAaccaaagtgcagtaaaggtTACCACTGCTCCAGAAATGCCTACATGCTGGTGTACAAGGTCCAGGAAGTGGAGAGCTCAGATTCTTCTAGGACCAACGTTGAAGTGCCAG CTTTTCTTCGGAGGTTGGTGGACCAAGACAATCATAAATTCGAGGAGTGGTGCAGTGAGATGGCCGATATGAGAAAACAGAGTGTGGATAAGGGCAAAGCCAAGCATGAGGAAGTTAAGGAACTCTATGAGCTTTTACCTGCAAAAGATG gtGAGCCATATGAATTTATCCCTTTGGATTGGCTGAAGAGGTGGCTGGATGATTCCACTGCCACAAAAGAAATTGACAACTCCCTGTTCATGTGTTCTCATGGCAAACTGCACCCAGACAAGGTGGGAGAGTCAAAAAGAGTTTCCCTGCAAGCTGCTGAGCTCCTGTATGAACACTATGGCGGTGGGCCGAGGCTGAACA acaCCTCACTGTGTAGCGTGTGTGTTGGCCAGCGATGCAGAGTGTTGCGGCTGAAGAACCAGCTCAATGAAGACTACAAGGAAGTCTCCAACTTGGTCAAACGTACACTCAG TGGTGAGGGCTACTGGGTGGGCAAAGCATCTCTGCGTTCCTGGAGACAGTTGGCTTTGGAACAGCTGGAGGAGGATGAACACGAGACCCAACACAGCAATGGTCAGACCAATGGACAGGCACCACACACCAACAGCAGCAAAG AGTTTGGCCAGGAGCTCTCAGAGGGCAACGAGGATGAGATGAAGACTTTCAATGAAGACATTGTCTGCAGTCATG GGGGTCTGAGTATTCTGGAGACTGAACGGAAGCTAGTGTCTTCTGAAGTTTGGACCAAGCTGAGGGCATACTTCCCTAAAGCCCCAGAATTCACCCAAAACCAAGAGCTATGTCAGCAGTGCCTG ACATTAGAGCAGGAGGAAAAGGACAATGAGGCCGTCAGTAAGATGATGGCTCTGGACCAGAAGAACCAACTGCTCAATCTCTTCCATGAGAAGAATCGTCCAACACTCGCCAAGTGGCCTCAG TTGAGAGCGGGTTCACCCTCAGCACATGTAGTAATTGTTTGGTCTTACACTGGTGCAGTGGGCCATGGGTTCCTCTTGGTACATGACTTAAAACCAATCAAGCACCTACAGCACACTATGCTGGGGGCATCTGGCGCCACTAAGTATCACTACAAACAATCCAGGAGCTCACTGATACCCTGA